From Pseudoalteromonas piratica:
ACAAGAACATTTTGATGAATATTAAAGAGCGCCAAAAGAAAAGATGTAAATAAAGCTGGGAATACAAAGTTTGGTAGTTGAAAAAAAAGTTGTAGTGCAAAAACACCCAAAGCGGCAAAAACAAATAGTACTGCAGTGAATATTAAAGCCAATAAGGTATTTTGCGCTAATTCTTCTTCTGAAGTTGAACTAATTATGCCGGTTTCGGTCCTAAGGCTTAAAATAATAGAACCAATCGCACTGCTTGCAAAAAATAGTGCAAAGTTAGCGAAAGCTTCTGGTGAATATAAACGAGCAAAAAAAGGCAGTGCTATTAGAGGTAATAATTGGGCTATAACGGTACCATTTACTATTTTACTAATATCTATGACTAATTTCTTTAGCATTTATTGTGAACTACATCTTGGAAAATAACATGCTGCTCGATAAATGAATATAAACTCGCTTACAAGTTAATCATTGAACAACATTAAAGAATCAATATAATAACTGTTCCCTAGAATAAATAAAGTAATATGTTACTCAGTTAGGAGCTTAAATGCCTCAAAAAACTCTCCGTAAAAAGTCCTTGGGATTTACACTAATAGAATTGTTAATTGTAATGATTATTCTAGGCCTGTTGGCATCATTGGTCGGTCCTGAATTAATGGGAAAAGTTGACTCTTCACGAGTAAAAACTGCTGAAACACAAATCAATATGTTGTCGAGTGCACTTGATACATATCGTTTAGATGTAGGCTCTTATCCGAAGTCGTTAAAAGCGCTGCGTGAATCTGACCACAAAAATTGGGATGGTCCTTATTTACCAAAAGATGTCCCATTAGATCCGTGGGGTAATGAATATCAGTATGCTAATCCTGGTACAGAAGGTCGAAAGTATGATTTATATTCATTCGGGCAAGATGGTTCTCCTGGTGGTGAAGGCGACAGCGCAGATATTTATTTTTAAGTTTGTACAATGGAATTTAATGACTTTTTAGCTGACAAAGCGAAATTATCTGAAGATGATATAAATAAACTCAGTATTTTTGTTAACCAATATGGTGTTCGACCCGAAGTAGCTGCGGTTAATCTCGGTATAGTTTCTGAAGAAAAAATAGTTGAAATTGTAGCTGCTTTTTTAAATGCTTCATATTTACCATCTGATGACGTTACTGACTTTCTTGACTCGATTGATAAAAGTGCATTACCAGAATTACCCTCGGAACTTTCTAGCTTATTAAAGGATGAAAAACACTTTTGTCTTTCGTTCGATGCTCCAGAATTATATTGTTTAACAAGTCAGGCATTTTCCAACGATATTTATCAATATTGTATTAATCATGGTTTAGTGTTGAAGCAGCTATTATGTAGTGACGCTGTTTTTAGAGAAGTTGAAAGTTTGTTAGTGCTTGAAACAACAAACGGCCAATTAATCGGTGATAACGAAGTTGAGAAATTAAAGGAAATAGCTTCAGAAGCGCCAATAGTAAATTTAGTTAATTCACTATTTAGCCGTGCGATGCAAGCAGGTGCGTCTGATTTGCATATAGAGCCTTATAATGGAAATGCACGGGTGAGGTTTCGTGTTGATGGTGTGTTGAAAACCGTTGAAGTATTACCTCATCATATTCAATTACCTGTAATCTCACGCATCAAAATTCTCTCAGAAATGGATATTGCAGAAAAGAGACGACCCCAAGATGGAAAAATCTCACTCAGAGTTGCTGGTAAAGAACTAGATATTCGGGTCTCTGC
This genomic window contains:
- the gspG gene encoding type II secretion system major pseudopilin GspG, whose translation is MPQKTLRKKSLGFTLIELLIVMIILGLLASLVGPELMGKVDSSRVKTAETQINMLSSALDTYRLDVGSYPKSLKALRESDHKNWDGPYLPKDVPLDPWGNEYQYANPGTEGRKYDLYSFGQDGSPGGEGDSADIYF